From a single Terribacillus sp. DMT04 genomic region:
- a CDS encoding DUF2325 domain-containing protein has translation MNKTIAVFGGSHESTLKKLAKQHGCSVLFHNGKTRNGGNKKEFKNIIKKSDIVVCLYGACGHVSMDCVKEVCKRLNKKLLFHKMGASGAISLCIEELS, from the coding sequence ATGAATAAAACAATTGCAGTTTTCGGTGGATCTCATGAATCTACACTAAAAAAATTAGCTAAACAGCACGGATGTAGTGTCCTTTTCCATAATGGTAAGACGAGAAATGGAGGTAATAAGAAGGAATTTAAGAACATCATTAAAAAATCCGATATTGTTGTCTGCCTCTATGGAGCTTGCGGTCATGTAAGTATGGATTGCGTGAAAGAGGTTTGTAAGAGATTAAATAAAAAACTTCTCTTTCATAAGATGGGGGCTTCTGGAGCAATAAGCTTATGCATTGAAGAATTGAGTTAG
- a CDS encoding STAS domain-containing protein has protein sequence MVHYTHFRNYLVQNTNFNVNNKFKDIDQYLFIKDKTQPSNFNDRFCDVFNTEEDLTTKILEDRAKDLNDLYYFNFPIEEIVSKLSEVKWLYINLVESFCTENALSFHQGLRICNLITLFFDQFISRLTTSAFKAYNDFMLEQEKVIESLGSPLIRLSINSALVPLFGHINNARAEKIITSITHEVGELQLDNIFVDLTGLKSLNKDASRFISNLTETLKIMGTKIVISGVHPDIAKSAMYMGLNGSTESKSSLHLAISQGRIFS, from the coding sequence ATGGTTCATTACACCCATTTCAGAAACTATCTAGTTCAAAATACCAACTTTAACGTAAATAATAAGTTTAAAGATATCGACCAATATTTGTTTATCAAGGATAAAACACAACCATCAAACTTTAACGATAGATTCTGTGATGTATTTAATACTGAAGAGGATCTTACAACTAAGATACTTGAAGATAGGGCAAAAGATTTAAATGACCTATATTACTTTAACTTTCCTATTGAAGAAATTGTAAGTAAGCTAAGCGAAGTAAAATGGTTGTATATAAATCTGGTAGAATCTTTCTGCACTGAAAACGCATTGAGCTTTCACCAAGGACTTAGAATATGCAATTTAATCACTCTCTTTTTCGATCAATTTATTAGTAGACTCACAACTAGTGCTTTTAAGGCATATAATGATTTCATGCTTGAGCAAGAGAAGGTAATCGAATCGCTAGGTTCTCCACTGATACGTTTAAGTATAAATTCAGCCTTAGTTCCTCTGTTCGGTCATATTAATAATGCTCGTGCTGAGAAGATTATTACCTCTATTACACACGAAGTAGGCGAACTACAATTAGACAACATATTTGTCGATTTAACTGGATTGAAGAGCTTAAACAAGGACGCCTCCCGATTTATATCTAATCTTACAGAAACACTGAAAATAATGGGTACAAAAATAGTCATATCTGGAGTACATCCGGATATTGCAAAATCTGCTATGTATATGGGTCTCAATGGTTCAACAGAATCGAAAAGTTCATTACATTTAGCAATCAGCCAAGGTAGGATATTTTCTTAA
- a CDS encoding YjcZ family sporulation protein: MSAGFALLVVLFILLIIVGTSYVGGGYGY, from the coding sequence ATGAGTGCAGGATTTGCATTGCTTGTTGTACTTTTCATCCTACTTATTATTGTAGGTACTTCTTATGTTGGCGGCGGATATGGTTACTAA
- a CDS encoding cation diffusion facilitator family transporter, with the protein MVVDEKVRNLKLGERAAYLSIVAYIFMSVLKLYIGYTSDSQALRADGLNNTTDIIASIAVLVGLKIAQRPVDKNHPYGHWRAETVASMVASFIMMAVGLQVLFEAVTSIFEPHQEAPDLIAGYTGIFGAIFMGGVYWYNNRLFKKINSQAVRAAAKDNLSDALVSIGTVVGIFGSQLNMPWLDPVAAVMVGIMICKTAWDIFRDASHQLTDGIDEGLLMDYTATIESTRVVKSIKTLKARTYGNNVVIDTEIRVSPDLDIYNAHEIADRVESELIKKHEVYNVHVHVEPDEQLSRME; encoded by the coding sequence ATGGTTGTAGATGAAAAAGTAAGAAACCTGAAATTAGGTGAAAGGGCAGCCTATCTGAGCATTGTTGCCTATATATTTATGTCAGTTTTGAAATTGTATATTGGTTACACAAGTGACTCACAAGCTCTGCGAGCAGACGGATTGAACAACACCACTGATATTATTGCCTCAATTGCAGTATTAGTCGGGTTGAAAATTGCCCAACGACCGGTAGACAAAAATCACCCTTATGGACATTGGCGTGCTGAAACTGTTGCTTCTATGGTTGCGTCATTTATTATGATGGCTGTGGGACTGCAAGTATTGTTCGAGGCGGTGACTTCCATATTTGAACCACATCAAGAAGCTCCGGACTTAATCGCAGGTTATACAGGAATTTTTGGTGCGATCTTCATGGGAGGGGTTTATTGGTACAATAATCGACTTTTTAAGAAAATCAACAGTCAGGCTGTCCGAGCAGCTGCAAAAGATAACTTGTCTGATGCACTAGTAAGTATCGGAACAGTAGTCGGTATTTTTGGCTCCCAATTAAATATGCCATGGCTAGATCCAGTGGCAGCTGTAATGGTAGGGATTATGATATGTAAAACTGCTTGGGATATTTTCCGGGATGCTTCTCATCAGCTAACAGACGGGATAGATGAAGGTTTATTAATGGATTACACGGCTACTATCGAAAGTACTAGGGTTGTAAAATCAATTAAGACTTTAAAAGCCCGAACATATGGCAATAATGTTGTGATAGATACGGAAATCAGAGTGTCACCTGATCTTGATATCTATAATGCACACGAAATTGCAGATAGAGTAGAATCTGAGTTAATTAAAAAACATGAGGTGTACAACGTTCATGTACATGTAGAACCTGATGAACAACTGAGCAGAATGGAATAA